Sequence from the Caldisericia bacterium genome:
AAAGCCCTTATCCTTCAGGGTGTAGGTTATAAAGCCCAACTTCAAGGTAAAAAACTCATTATTAATTTAGGTTATACGCATCCAATAGAAATGGAGCCACCGCCAGGGATAGAATTTAGTGTTGAAAAAGATATTAAAATTTATGTAAGAGGTTTTGATAAAGAACTTGTTGGTCAAGTTGCAGCAAACATAAGAAAACTTAGAGATCCAGATCCATATAAAGGAAAGGGTGTAAGATATGAAGATGAAATTATTAGAAAGAAAGCAGGAAAAGCACTTAGTAAAGGTGCATAATAACGGAGGTTACTTATGATTAAAATTCAATCTCGTAATGAAAGAAGAAAAATCAGACACATAAGAATAAGAAAGAAAATA
This genomic interval carries:
- the rplF gene encoding 50S ribosomal protein L6; protein product: MSKIGKKPIPIPKDVIVEIKDREIYVKGKKGELSRKIPDVLNVKIVDNSIVVERKNDLKETKALHGTYRALINNMIIGVTEGFQKALILQGVGYKAQLQGKKLIINLGYTHPIEMEPPPGIEFSVEKDIKIYVRGFDKELVGQVAANIRKLRDPDPYKGKGVRYEDEIIRKKAGKALSKGA